Proteins encoded together in one Vanessa cardui chromosome 19, ilVanCard2.1, whole genome shotgun sequence window:
- the LOC124538023 gene encoding FMRFamide-related peptides-like, with product MRNNRSIMLVLLICIVAGVMSNPVRRSPDLEARRRSAIDRSMIRFGRSYPPEPSASDLRDAFQRPTRRGNSFLRFGRSQPVSFTTDDLISLLRTYEDEYDSPVSKRVSNFVRLGRDPKFIRLGRSTDEDKSGYEQGSDLVVSGYPQRKSRARDHFIRLGRDSEELTRDIDLEESSERKKRSANCLDCQS from the exons ATGAGGAACAACAGGAGTATTATGTTGGTGTTGCTCATCTGCATTGTCGCTGGCGTCATGTCTAATCCCGTCAGAAGATCGCCAGACCTTGAAGCTAGACGTAGGAGTGCTATCGACAGGAGTATGATAAG aTTCGGAAGATCTTACCCACCGGAACCATCAGCCAGTGATCTCCGAGACGCATTCCAACGCCCGACACGCAGAGGCAATAGCTTTCTCCGCTTTGGCAGATCTCAACCCGTCTCATTCACGACCGACGACCTCATATCCTTACTCAGGACCTACGAAGACGAGTACGATAGCCCTGTCTCGAAACGTGTTTCCAACTTCGTGAGATTGGGACGTGACCCTAAGTTCATCCGCCTCGGGAGGTCTACTGATGAAGATAAGTCTGGCTACGAACAAGGTTCAGATTTAGTTGTTAGCGGATACCCTCAAAGGAAAAGCAGGGCCAGGGATCATTTCATCAGACTCGGAAGGGACAGCGAGGAGTTGACCAGGGATATTGATCTAGAAGAGTCTTCGGAGAGGAAGAAGAGATCGGCGAATTGTCTTGATTGCCAATCGTAA